From the Pseudanabaena sp. FACHB-2040 genome, the window GCCGAGGTAAAGCACCAGCGACTTCAACTGCCCCAGTCACGGCTCAACCGATTACCTACCCTTGGGTCAAAATGCCTCTGGTGCTGCCGACAGGTTTGGAGAAGGGCTATCTCCAGCCGATTCACTCGGCCGCGGCTGAGTTTCCCAGCGCGCTTTATCCCTGGTGGGTCAGTGGATGGCTGGTGCCGCCGCCGGTGGCGCTGACGATTTTGCTGAAGCTGCCTTTGGGCCAGTCTGTTGGAGAGGCCGCTTCTAATCTGGGCTCTGACCTGCGCTACTGGGGGCACGTCGCCCGATGGGGGCTGGATCTGCTGGCTCGAGGGAAGGTGCTGCCTGCGATCGCACTTACCAGCCAGCGTCAAGAAGCCTTTTGGCAGCCCTTGCTCGACAGCGCCGTAGATCAAGACCGACTGCGGCAGTTTGCTCGCAGAATGCCCGCCTCCTGCCTGAGTGTTTGTCGAGGCGGAGATGGCAGCAGCGATCACCCAGACGTTCAGGGGCCGTTTGTAGAGCTGTTGCCGCCGCCCGAGGATCTGCTGCTACAGTTTCTCAGCCAGATCATTGACAGTCGAGTGCGAACCACCGCCAAGACCCAGCCGGTACCCGCCACCACCCCCCTGAGCCGAGAATTGCCGGTCCGCGAGTGGCTCAGCGCTCTGTCTAACCCCAATCCAGTGCTAGAAGCCAGCCCTGCTACCACATCCCGTCTGCGCGATGCCCTAGCTACCTGGACTGCCCCCCTCCAAAACCAGACAGAGCAGACAGCTCAGTTTCGTACTCGCTTCGTGCTTTCGCCGCCCCAGCAGCAGGGGGGCGACTGGCATTTGGCCTATGCGCTGCAGTCGGTCGTTGATCCAGACTGGTCTGTCAGCGCGGAGTTGATCTGGCAGCATCCGGTAGATCAGTTTCAGATTCGGGGGCAAACCATTGAGTCGCCTCAAGAAACGCTCCTAGGAGGTTTAGGTCGGGCAGCTCGTCTGTATGAACCGATTCGCCAGAGCCTACTAGGCCAGCAGCCTGCGGGGTGTGCCCTCGATCCGATTCAGGCCTACGAATTTATTCGGGCAGTGGTGTGGCGGCTGCAGGATAACGGCTTTAGCGTTGAGCTACCGGCAGGGCTCACTGGGCAGGCTAGCAGCTTAGATAGCCGCATTGGTCTCAAGATCAAGGCAGAGGTGCCAGGCCGAGGTCAGCGGTTGGGCCTAAAAAGCCTGCTGAACTTCCAGTGGGAGCTGTCTTTAGCCGGTGAGACGCTGACTAAAGCTGATTTTGAGGGGCTGTTGGCCCAGCGCTCGCCCCTAGTAGAAATCAACGGCAAATGGGTAGAGCTGCGGCCCCAGGAGGTCAAAGCCGCCCAGGTATTTTTGACCAGCCGCAAAACCGAAACGCCTCTTTCCGTCGAAGATGCCCTCCGAATTAGCACTGGCGATACCCAGGTCATCGACAAGCTACCTGTCGTTAGCTTTGAAGCCTCAGGAGCGCTGCAGGCGCTGATTGACACGCTGACCACCGGCAACCAGACGTTGGCTCCCCTGACCGAACCCGATGGTTTTAAGGGGCAGCTGCGACCTTATCAGGCCAGAGGGGTAGCTTGGCTAGCGTTTCTGGAGCAGTGGGGCTTAGGGGCCTGTTTGGCCGACGATATGGGATTAGGCAAAACGATTCAGCTGATCGCCTTTCTGCTGCATCTGCGTCAAGAGGGGTTTCTAAACTCGCCTACCGTGCTGGTTTGCCCCACCTCGGTCTTGGGCAACTGGGAGCGGGAGGTCAAGCGGTTTGCTCCAGATCTCAAGACCCTGGTGCACCACGGAGATAAACGGTTTCGGGGGGCTGCTCTGCTGAGAAGCATCAAGTCAGTGCAGCTGGTCATCACTAGCTACCCGCTGGTCTTCCGTGACTTGAAGGATCTGCAGGCAGTGGCCTGGCAAGGGATTGTGCTAGACGAAGCCCAAAACATCAAAAATCCCGAGGCTAAGCAGGCAAAGGCTGTACGGCAGCTAGAAGGGCAGTTCCGCATCGCGTTGACCGGCACCCCAGTGGAAAACCGCCTCGGCGAACTGTGGTCGATCCTGGACTTTCTAAACCCAGGTTATCTGGGACCGCGCAACTTCTTTCAGCGTCGCTTTGCCGCTCCAATTGAGAAATACGGCGATACGGCTTCACTCCAGATGTTGCGATCGCTTGTGCAGCCCTTCATTTTGCGCCGCCTCAAAACCGACCGCGACATCATTCAAGATCTGCCTGAAAAGCAGGAAATGACCGTCTTTTGTGGCCTCTCCGCCGAACAAGCTGCCCTTTATCAGAAAACGGTTGATCAGTCGC encodes:
- a CDS encoding DEAD/DEAH box helicase, with product MTILHGSWLPERQQFFLWGEAWQRTETQSFPAAAGVYEHPYSLAQIDLAAWLKAQAQRESNGEGVTASGLVLPGGILAGLTPEVAPPEPAKRRRGKAPATSTAPVTAQPITYPWVKMPLVLPTGLEKGYLQPIHSAAAEFPSALYPWWVSGWLVPPPVALTILLKLPLGQSVGEAASNLGSDLRYWGHVARWGLDLLARGKVLPAIALTSQRQEAFWQPLLDSAVDQDRLRQFARRMPASCLSVCRGGDGSSDHPDVQGPFVELLPPPEDLLLQFLSQIIDSRVRTTAKTQPVPATTPLSRELPVREWLSALSNPNPVLEASPATTSRLRDALATWTAPLQNQTEQTAQFRTRFVLSPPQQQGGDWHLAYALQSVVDPDWSVSAELIWQHPVDQFQIRGQTIESPQETLLGGLGRAARLYEPIRQSLLGQQPAGCALDPIQAYEFIRAVVWRLQDNGFSVELPAGLTGQASSLDSRIGLKIKAEVPGRGQRLGLKSLLNFQWELSLAGETLTKADFEGLLAQRSPLVEINGKWVELRPQEVKAAQVFLTSRKTETPLSVEDALRISTGDTQVIDKLPVVSFEASGALQALIDTLTTGNQTLAPLTEPDGFKGQLRPYQARGVAWLAFLEQWGLGACLADDMGLGKTIQLIAFLLHLRQEGFLNSPTVLVCPTSVLGNWEREVKRFAPDLKTLVHHGDKRFRGAALLRSIKSVQLVITSYPLVFRDLKDLQAVAWQGIVLDEAQNIKNPEAKQAKAVRQLEGQFRIALTGTPVENRLGELWSILDFLNPGYLGPRNFFQRRFAAPIEKYGDTASLQMLRSLVQPFILRRLKTDRDIIQDLPEKQEMTVFCGLSAEQAALYQKTVDQSLEALNEAEGVQRRGQILALLTRLKQICNHPAQFLQEDSLGGLTRSGKLQRLNEMVEEMLSEGDRALIFTQFAEWGKLLKAHLEHHFREESLFLYGSTSKQQRETMVDRFQLDPNGPRLFILSLKAGGVGLNLTRANHVFHFDRWWNPAVENQATDRAFRIGQTRNVQVHKFVCTGTLEERIHEMIESKQALSEQVVGAGEAWLTELGTDQLRNLLLLDRSAVIDDE